In Raphanus sativus cultivar WK10039 chromosome 5, ASM80110v3, whole genome shotgun sequence, the following proteins share a genomic window:
- the LOC108860156 gene encoding probable pectinesterase/pectinesterase inhibitor 21, whose translation MSYYDDDSKRKRRYVIISISSVLLISMVVAVTVGVSLNKNEGNGDSDAQITSSVKAVKDVCAPTDFKKTCEDSLNKNGNNTTDPIELVKTAFSATMKQITAAAKKSQTMMELQKDPRTKMALDQCKELMDYALGELSNSFEELGKFEFHLLDEALINLRIWLSAAISHEETCLEGFQGTQGNAGETMKKALKTAIELTRNGLAIISEMSNFVGQMGIPEFNSRRLLSQEMPSWVDQRGRRLLQAAAPYSDAKPDIVVAQDGSGQYKTINEALMFVPKKKNTTFVVYIKAGVYQEYVQINKSMTHLVFLGDGPEKTIISGNKNYKDGITTYRTQTVAIIGDKFIAKNMGFVNTAGAANFQAVAVRVQSDESIFFNCRFDGYQDTLYAHSHRQFYRDCTISGTIDFLFGDAAAVFQNCTLLVRKPLPNQACPITAHGRTDAREATGFVFQGCTIAGEPDYLAVKTTSKAYLGRPWREFSRTIFLGSFLPDFIQPQGWMPWMGTFGLDTLFYSEAQNTGPGAGLANRVTWAGIKKLSNEEILKFTPAQYIQGDLWIPGKGVPYTPGLLAANPNAATTTPSASAASGTSSSTGTSGAGSVSPSAAPVSQVASQVSPATAPVASPAAAPVVSPAAAPEGSLKMASTGTSGAVSVSPASAPEGSIMMASMERPGASSVSPVSPAAAPEGSIMMASMERPGAGSVSSAAAPESSIMMASMERPGAGSVSPVAAPEVSIKVASSETTQTSEVSIMMASMERPGAAAPVYPPPPPFYPDIALSN comes from the exons atgtCATACTACGACGATGACTCCAAGAGGAAGAGAAGGTATGTTATCATCTCAATCTCCTCTGTTCTTCTCATCTCCATGGTGGTGGCCGTTACCGTCGGTGTCAGCCTCAACAAGAACGAAGGCAACGGTGACTCTGACGCACAGATAACGTCTTCCGTCAAAGCCGTTAAAGACGTATGTGCACCAACGGACTTCAAAAAGACATGCGAAGACAGTTTAAACAAGAACGGTAACAACACGACCGACCCGATCGAGTTGGTCAAGACAGCGTTTAGCGCAACGATGAAGCAGATCACAGCCGCGGCTAAGAAGTCGCAGACCATGATGGAGCTTCAGAAGGATCCAAGGACAAAGATGGCTCTTGATCAGTGCAAGGAGCTTATGGATTACGCCTTGGGAGAGCTCAGCAACTCTTTCGAGGAGCTTGGTAAGTTCGAGTTCCATTTACTCGACGAGGCTTTGATCAACCTAAGGATCTGGCTCAGCGCGGCGATAAGCCACGAGGAGACTTGCCTCGAAGGGTTCCAAGGGACGCAAGGAAACGCTGGAGAGACCATGAAGAAAGCGTTGAAAACCGCTATCGAGCTGACACGCAACGGGCTAGCAATCATCAGCGAAATGTCGAATTTCGTGGGACAGATGGGGATTCCTGAGTTCAACAGCCGCAGGCTGTTGTCTCAGGAAATGCCCTCGTGGGTGGACCAGCGAGGGCGTAGGCTCTTGCAAGCTGCTGCTCCGTATTCGGATGCTAAGCCCGATATAGTGGTGGCTCAGGACGGGAGCGGTCAGTATAAAACGATCAACGAGGCTCTGATGTTCGTCCCTAAGAAGAAGAACACGACCTTCGTGGTTTACATTAAGGCTGGTGTCTACCAAGAGTACGTTCAGATCAACAAGAGCATGACTCATCTTGTGTTCCTCGGTGATGGTCCGGAGAAAACTATCATATCCGGTAACAAGAATTACAAGGACGGTATCACTACCTACCGTACCCAAACTGTTG CTATCATTGGAGACAAATTCATTGCCAAGAACATGGGATTCGTTAACACAGCTGGTGCAGCTAACTTCCAAGCTGTTGCGGTCAGAGTTCAATCAGACGAGTCCATCTTTTTCAACTGTAGATTCGACGGCTACCAAGACACCCTCTACGCTCACTCTCACCGTCAGTTCTACCGTGACTGTACCATCTCAGGCACTATCGATTTCCTCTTTGGAGACGCGGCTGCTGTGTTCCAAAACTGTACTTTGCTAGTGAGGAAGCCGCTTCCGAACCAGGCGTGCCCGATCACAGCCCACGGTCGTACTGACGCGAGGGAAGCAACAGGGTTTGTGTTCCAGGGATGTACTATTGCCGGGGAGCCGGATTACTTGGCGGTCAAGACAACTAGCAAAGCCTATCTTGGAAGGCCGTGGAGAGAGTTTTCAAGGACTATTTTCTTGGGCAGTTTCCTCCCTGATTTCATCCAGCCACAAGGATGGATGCCGTGGATGGGGACCTTTGGTCTTGACACGTTGTTCTACTCTGAGGCTCAGAACACAGGACCGGGAGCAGGACTTGCTAACCGGGTTACTTGGGCTGGAATCAAGAAGTTGAGTAACGAAGAGATCCTCAAGTTCACACCGGCTCAGTACATTCAAGGTGACCTTTGGATTCCAGGCAAAGGTGTTCCTTACACTCCTGGCCTCTTGGCTGCCAATCCTAATGCTGCAACCACAACCCCAAGCGCCTCAGCTGCTTCAGGTACCTCCTCCTCCACGGGCACAAGTGGTGCTGGCTCGGTTTCTCCATCAGCTGCTCCTGTTTCTCAAGTAGCTTCCCAAGTTTCTCCAGCAACTGCCCCAGTTGCTTCTCCAGCAGCTGCCCCAGTTGTTTCTCCAGCAGCTGCCCCGGAAGGTTCTTTGAAGATGGCTTCAACAGGGACAAGTGGTGCTGTCTCGGTTTCTCCAGCATCTGCCCCGGAAGGTTCTATCATGATGGCTTCAATGGAGAGACCTGGTGCTAGCTCAGTTTCTCCAGTTTCTCCAGCAGCTGCCCCGGAAGGTTCTATCATGATGGCTTCAATGGAGAGACCTGGTGCTGGCTCAGTTTCTTCAGCAGCTGCTCCGGAAAGTTCTATCATGATGGCTTCAATGGAGAGACCTGGTGCTGGCTCAGTTTCTCCAGTAGCTGCCCCAGAAGTTTCCATCAAGGTGGCTTCATCGGAGACAACTCAGACAAGTGAAGTTTCTATCATGATGGCTTCAATGGAGAGACCTGGTGCTGCTGCCCCGGTTTATCCACCACCTCCTCCCTTTTATCCTGACATTGCATTGTCTAACTAA
- the LOC108860955 gene encoding 60S ribosomal protein L18-2, producing MGIDLIAGGKSKKTKRTAPKSDDVYLKLTVKLYRFLVRRTQSKFNAVILKRLFMSKVNKAPLSLSRLVEFMAGKEDKIAVLVGTITDDLRVHEIPAIKVTALRFTERARARIEKAGGECLTFDQLALRAPLGQNTVLLRGPKNSREAVKHFGPAPGVPHSHSKPYVRSKGRKFEKARGKRKSRGFKV from the exons ATG GGTATCGATTTGATCGCTGGAGGTAAGAGCAAGAAGACCAAAAGGACAGCTCCTAAGTCTGACGATGTCTACCTCAAGCTCACTGTCAAG CTTTACCGGTTTCTGGTGAGGAGAACTCAGAGCAAGTTCAATGCAGTGATCTTGAAGAGGCTTTTCATGAGCAAAGTCAACAAAGCTCCTCTTTCTCTATCTAGACTCGTCGAGTTCATGGCTGGCAAG GAAGATAAGATTGCTGTCTTGGTTGGAACCATCACCGATGATTTGAGAGTACATGAGATCCCAGCTATCAAAGTGACTGCCTTGAGGTTCACAGAGAGAGCCAGAGCTCGCATTGAGAAAGCTGGTGGTGAATGTTTAACTTTTGACCAGCTTGCTCTCAGAGCTCCTTTGGGACAGAACACT GTTCTTCTTAGAGGACCTAAGAACTCGCGTGAGGCTGTTAAGCATTTTGGTCCCGCACCTGGTGTGCCACACAGTCACTCGAAGCCATATGTTCGGTCCAAGGGAAGGAAGTTCGAGAAGGCCAGAGGAAAGAGGAAGAGCCGTGGTTTCAAGGTTTAA